In one window of Massilibacterium senegalense DNA:
- a CDS encoding sensor domain-containing diguanylate cyclase — protein MLKRKKCSLQTIIMLLITLSMLVTMSVSIATSYLVNREQTIQNTLQSNEAYAQKLAKTTDGYLNDILNIMDRHTIDLVTCQENKQCLSIKADDLRNEIKLLDSIVIVDEKSIIVGSSPQSMNIVGKKATAEEVQQVLKDKTAYISKPYIGPYNKKLQAMIAVPIYDFFGQFKGVLTGRIYLQTDNMLHQLLGEHYEKDGTYVYVVDQEGKVIYHKQKDWINQNVLGMSPVSEVSEGKTGAIRFKQEEGEMLSGFSPIQKANWGIIVEKSTKDALTLNTKIMYQTILTSAIFIFFIMLIVWIISIKMIQPLKTLSHYASVAKNANEDIPPPVISTFYVEAAQLKETVLDSIHILRKNVKHFKQASTIDPLTKLVNRRAVENYLDQSKETNKPFAALLIDIDYFKRINDTYGHDIGDQVLVLIAQILKKETRHGDICARWGGEEFLIILPETPAEAAFHVAERIRLSIMHADNPSGETITVSIGIARYPDNDEDSLEVIKLADESLYQAKRNGRNRVCLSNKE, from the coding sequence GTGTTAAAACGAAAAAAATGTTCATTGCAAACGATTATTATGCTTTTAATTACATTATCTATGCTAGTTACAATGAGCGTTAGTATTGCAACGAGTTATCTTGTTAATCGCGAACAAACTATTCAAAACACGCTACAGTCAAACGAAGCATATGCCCAAAAATTAGCAAAGACTACGGATGGGTATTTAAATGATATTTTGAATATTATGGACCGCCACACGATTGATCTTGTAACATGCCAAGAAAATAAACAATGTTTATCTATAAAAGCTGATGATTTACGAAATGAAATTAAACTTTTAGATAGTATTGTGATTGTTGATGAAAAGAGTATTATTGTAGGGAGTTCACCACAATCGATGAATATCGTTGGAAAAAAAGCAACGGCTGAGGAAGTACAACAGGTTTTAAAAGATAAGACCGCTTATATTTCAAAACCTTATATTGGGCCATATAACAAAAAACTACAAGCGATGATTGCTGTTCCAATTTATGATTTTTTTGGGCAATTTAAAGGTGTTTTGACTGGGCGCATTTATTTACAAACAGATAATATGTTACATCAATTGTTAGGGGAGCATTATGAGAAAGATGGTACATATGTTTATGTCGTAGACCAAGAAGGAAAGGTTATTTATCATAAACAAAAGGACTGGATTAATCAAAATGTATTAGGAATGTCACCAGTATCAGAAGTTTCAGAAGGTAAAACTGGTGCTATTCGTTTTAAGCAAGAAGAAGGGGAAATGTTATCTGGTTTTAGTCCCATTCAAAAAGCCAATTGGGGAATAATAGTAGAAAAATCAACAAAAGATGCATTAACATTAAATACAAAAATAATGTATCAGACTATATTAACATCAGCTATTTTTATTTTTTTTATTATGCTTATTGTATGGATTATTTCCATCAAAATGATTCAACCATTAAAGACTCTATCTCATTATGCTAGTGTAGCAAAAAATGCAAACGAGGACATACCGCCACCTGTAATCTCTACTTTTTATGTCGAGGCGGCTCAATTAAAAGAAACAGTGTTAGATAGCATTCATATTTTACGTAAAAATGTGAAGCATTTTAAACAAGCTTCTACTATTGATCCGTTGACTAAATTGGTAAATAGACGGGCTGTTGAAAATTATTTAGATCAATCAAAAGAGACAAATAAACCATTTGCTGCGTTATTAATTGATATTGACTATTTTAAAAGGATTAATGATACATATGGACATGATATCGGGGATCAAGTACTTGTTCTTATTGCACAAATATTAAAAAAAGAAACCCGTCATGGGGATATTTGTGCGCGATGGGGCGGAGAAGAATTCCTGATTATTTTACCAGAGACTCCAGCAGAGGCTGCTTTCCATGTGGCAGAACGTATTCGATTATCTATTATGCATGCAGATAATCCTAGTGGGGAAACCATAACCGTTTCTATTGGCATTGCTAGATATCCAGACAATGATGAAGATTCATTAGAAGTGATTAAATTAGCTGACGAATCGTTATATCAAGCAAAACGAAATGGAAGAAATCGAGTTTGTTTATCAAATAAGGAATAA